One Actinosynnema pretiosum DNA segment encodes these proteins:
- a CDS encoding UvrD-helicase domain-containing protein, whose product MRFVADLHIHSKYSRACSRDCDLEHLTWWARRKGITLVGTGDFTHPAWYDHLRENLVDAEPGLFRLRDDLDREIDRRLPPSLASAPVRFALSVEISTIYKRGDRTRKVHHLVYLPDLDSAAEFNRRLGKIGNLGSDGRPILGLDSRDLLEITLECGGYLVPAHLWTPWFAVLGSKSGFDAVEDCYADLADHVFAVETGLSSDPGMNWRVSGLDKYRLVSNSDAHSPPMLGREATVFDTELDYFAVRRALETGVGHAGTLEFFPEEGKYHVDGHRKCDVRMEPAETRAHRGVCPECGKPLTVGVLSRVEELADRPEGFRPDGAAGFTSLVPLPEIVSELLGTGPKSKKVLAEVDKLTAAFGPELRILQDTPLADLSGHSELLGEAITRLRRGEVVRDAGYDGEYGVIKLFQPGELAKRVAAPALFEDLVAEPEAAKPKARRAPAPEAAPAAEPAAPTAPAPGAGLLAGLDPDQRAAAGVEGGPLLIIAGPGTGKTRTLTHRLAHLVVERGVPPEQCLAITFTRRAAEEMTERMAALAPAHAPAMTITTFHALGVLVLREQHDRVGLSRSFGIADPDQQLAVALSVAADEKAAKELLATAHPAYKDALRAQDLVDFDDLITLPLALLEGDADLAAAYRDRWRWVSVDEYQDVDEQQYRLLRLLAPADGNLTAIGDPDQAIYRFRGADVGFFLRFREDFPAARTAHLTRNYRSSAPVVTGALQVVAPTTLVPGRELRPFGEHGDALIGVHHAASEQAEAVFVSRTVEQLLGGATFHAFDSGRVDSDGARDLGFSDFAVLYRTDRQSRAVVDALTASGMPFQKRSHDRLADRPGVERIVRELRFAAGKTVLDRVRAVAGEDHTAYELLKPLAGDCGADFERFHSELALGVEVDTWDPRADRISLLTLHASKGLEFPVVFVVGCEDGLLPLRWPGADPAPDEVAEERRLLFVGMTRAQRHLFLSHSSGRPRSPFLNQLDGVFEQVGDARQARKKKETQFSLF is encoded by the coding sequence GTGCGCTTCGTGGCCGATCTCCACATCCACTCGAAGTACTCGCGGGCGTGCAGCCGGGATTGCGATCTCGAGCACCTGACCTGGTGGGCGAGGCGCAAGGGGATCACCCTCGTCGGCACCGGGGACTTCACCCACCCCGCCTGGTACGACCACCTCCGCGAGAACCTCGTCGACGCCGAGCCCGGACTCTTCCGGTTGCGCGACGACCTCGACCGGGAGATCGACCGGAGGTTGCCGCCCAGTCTCGCGAGCGCCCCCGTCAGGTTCGCGCTCTCCGTCGAGATCTCCACCATCTACAAGCGCGGCGACCGCACCCGCAAGGTGCACCACCTCGTCTACCTGCCCGACCTCGACTCCGCCGCCGAGTTCAACCGGCGCCTCGGGAAGATCGGCAACCTCGGGTCCGACGGGCGGCCCATCCTCGGGCTGGACTCGCGCGACCTGCTGGAGATCACCCTGGAGTGCGGCGGCTACCTCGTGCCCGCGCACCTGTGGACGCCCTGGTTCGCCGTGCTCGGGTCCAAGTCCGGGTTCGACGCGGTCGAGGACTGCTACGCCGACCTCGCCGACCACGTGTTCGCCGTGGAGACCGGGCTGTCCAGCGACCCAGGGATGAACTGGCGCGTCTCCGGCCTCGACAAGTACCGGCTGGTCAGCAACTCCGACGCGCACTCGCCGCCCATGCTCGGCCGCGAGGCCACCGTCTTCGACACCGAGCTCGACTACTTCGCGGTGCGCCGGGCGCTGGAGACCGGCGTCGGGCACGCCGGGACGCTGGAGTTCTTCCCCGAGGAGGGCAAGTACCACGTCGACGGGCACCGCAAGTGCGACGTGCGCATGGAGCCCGCCGAGACCCGCGCGCACCGGGGGGTGTGCCCGGAGTGCGGCAAGCCGCTGACGGTGGGCGTGCTCAGCCGCGTCGAGGAGCTCGCCGACCGGCCCGAGGGGTTCCGGCCCGACGGGGCCGCGGGCTTCACCAGCCTCGTGCCGCTGCCCGAGATCGTCAGCGAGCTCCTGGGCACCGGACCGAAGAGCAAGAAGGTCCTCGCCGAGGTCGACAAGCTCACCGCCGCGTTCGGGCCCGAGCTGCGCATCCTCCAGGACACCCCGCTCGCCGACCTGTCCGGCCACTCCGAGCTGCTCGGCGAGGCGATCACCCGGCTGCGGCGCGGCGAGGTGGTGCGGGACGCCGGGTACGACGGCGAGTACGGCGTGATCAAGCTGTTCCAGCCGGGCGAACTGGCCAAGCGGGTCGCCGCGCCCGCGCTGTTCGAGGACCTGGTCGCCGAGCCCGAGGCCGCGAAGCCCAAGGCCCGCCGCGCCCCGGCGCCCGAGGCGGCGCCCGCCGCCGAACCCGCCGCCCCGACCGCGCCCGCCCCCGGCGCCGGCCTGCTCGCCGGGCTCGACCCCGACCAGCGGGCCGCCGCGGGCGTCGAGGGCGGGCCGCTGCTGATCATCGCCGGGCCCGGCACCGGCAAGACCCGCACGCTCACCCACCGCCTCGCCCACCTGGTCGTGGAGCGCGGCGTGCCCCCCGAGCAGTGCCTGGCGATCACGTTCACCCGCCGCGCCGCCGAGGAGATGACCGAGCGCATGGCCGCGCTCGCCCCCGCGCACGCGCCCGCGATGACGATCACCACCTTCCACGCCCTCGGCGTGCTGGTGCTGCGCGAGCAGCACGACCGGGTCGGGCTCAGCCGCTCCTTCGGCATCGCCGACCCCGACCAGCAGCTCGCCGTCGCGCTCTCGGTCGCCGCCGACGAGAAGGCCGCCAAGGAGCTCCTCGCCACCGCGCACCCCGCCTACAAGGACGCCCTGCGCGCCCAGGACCTGGTCGACTTCGACGACCTGATCACCCTGCCGCTGGCCCTGCTGGAGGGCGACGCCGACCTCGCCGCCGCCTACCGCGACCGGTGGCGGTGGGTGTCCGTCGACGAGTACCAGGACGTCGACGAGCAGCAGTACCGGCTGCTGCGGCTGCTCGCCCCGGCGGACGGCAACCTCACCGCCATCGGCGACCCCGACCAGGCGATCTACCGGTTCCGGGGCGCGGACGTCGGGTTCTTCCTGCGGTTCCGCGAGGACTTCCCGGCCGCCCGCACCGCCCACCTCACCCGCAACTACCGCTCCAGCGCGCCCGTCGTCACCGGCGCGCTCCAGGTGGTCGCGCCGACCACGCTGGTGCCCGGCCGGGAGCTGCGGCCGTTCGGCGAGCACGGCGACGCCCTGATCGGCGTGCACCACGCCGCCAGCGAGCAGGCCGAGGCGGTGTTCGTGTCGCGGACCGTCGAGCAGCTCCTCGGCGGGGCCACGTTCCACGCCTTCGACAGCGGCCGGGTCGACTCGGACGGGGCGCGGGACCTCGGGTTCTCCGACTTCGCCGTGCTCTACCGCACCGACCGGCAGTCGCGGGCCGTCGTCGACGCGCTGACCGCGTCCGGGATGCCGTTCCAGAAGCGCTCGCACGACCGGCTCGCCGACCGGCCCGGCGTGGAGCGGATCGTGCGGGAGCTGCGGTTCGCCGCCGGGAAGACGGTGCTGGACCGGGTGCGCGCGGTCGCGGGCGAGGACCACACGGCCTACGAGCTGCTCAAGCCGCTGGCCGGGGACTGCGGGGCCGACTTCGAGCGGTTCCACTCGGAGCTGGCGCTGGGCGTGGAGGTCGACACCTGGGACCCGAGGGCGGACCGGATCTCGCTGCTCACGCTGCACGCGTCCAAGGGGCTGGAGTTCCCGGTGGTGTTCGTCGTGGGCTGCGAGGACGGGCTGCTGCCGCTGCGCTGGCCGGGTGCCGACCCGGCGCCGGACGAGGTCGCGGAGGAGCGGCGGCTGCTGTTCGTCGGCATGACCCGCGCCCAGCGGCACCTGTTCCTCAGCCACTCGTCCGGGCGACCCCGGTCGCCGTTCCTCAACCAGCTCGACGGCGTGTTCGAGCAGGTCGGGGACGCGCGGCAGGCCCGGAAGAAGAAGGAGACGCAGTTCAGCCTGTTCTAG
- a CDS encoding serine/threonine-protein kinase has protein sequence MDLAKSVLLWLHGWSVELCPGDWALTTTAFGALIGTLPTIASLLAIVIRRVVGNSYGPVTGGLFAVLGVTSTLVLPWVMFSATVKLLGSRALPGSGTLDERPCGAFTQQEYLLDGPSIAKSFTDGNLMYVIAGGTAAVLALLCLLFVMLQAGSTFRLGPSWPRKVFWVPFAVLLVATSALPVALMAHLYAGFFPVALIGSIVVRIFGLTTAMLNRPGRDRGNSAPPQPQVSRTPAHQPPAERKNAALPPSASQSAQHPAQHPAQHSPPPYQPAGSESSGPHQKPPPYQPAPYAAVPQRQQATQHPAGQQSSAFTPQQAQQPSAQARQYPPTRVADLGQVSGPNATRVGPPPFADQSGPRPVAPGAQGPNPTRVEPLPLWATDEPTAVDQARLDGPARLADTPGPLPFGAGAASASMPAAPQKGKVWNPASGRFRRVKQLGSGGFGTVWLAVDTQLDRTVAVKLAHAPDNDTEQRMLREARALAALRHPNCVRVFDIVQDPDGLAIVMEYIDGQALSDVVQNDGFLTDVLAARLWINMADALAAAHEKGVLHRDVKPSNVIVDSEGAAHLIDFGIARSKGDSTLTATGMMVGTPDFLAPETARGDAATPASDAWQLAATVSYALTGQPPRGTRENPISSLMAAAQGEPCVKLPHQSTHLRLLTAALDADPARRPTLAAIRSELGAWLMRAGVSKEGPVTQMISKPDPPTRPVR, from the coding sequence GTGGATCTGGCCAAGTCAGTGCTGCTGTGGCTGCACGGCTGGTCCGTCGAGCTGTGCCCCGGTGACTGGGCGTTGACCACCACGGCCTTCGGCGCGCTGATCGGGACGCTGCCGACGATCGCCTCGCTGCTGGCGATCGTGATCCGGCGGGTCGTGGGCAACTCGTACGGCCCGGTGACCGGCGGCCTGTTCGCCGTGCTCGGCGTGACCAGCACGCTGGTTCTGCCGTGGGTGATGTTCTCCGCGACGGTCAAGCTGCTCGGCAGCCGCGCGCTGCCCGGTTCCGGGACCCTCGACGAGCGGCCCTGCGGCGCGTTCACGCAGCAGGAGTACCTGCTCGACGGGCCGTCGATCGCCAAGTCCTTCACGGACGGCAACCTGATGTACGTCATCGCGGGCGGGACCGCCGCGGTGCTCGCGCTGCTGTGCCTGCTGTTCGTGATGCTCCAGGCCGGTTCGACGTTCCGGCTCGGCCCGAGCTGGCCGCGCAAGGTGTTCTGGGTGCCGTTCGCGGTGCTGCTCGTGGCCACCTCGGCACTGCCCGTGGCGCTGATGGCCCACCTGTACGCGGGGTTCTTCCCCGTTGCGCTGATCGGGTCAATCGTGGTGCGGATTTTCGGGTTGACTACGGCCATGCTGAACCGCCCAGGCCGTGATCGCGGCAACTCCGCGCCCCCGCAGCCGCAGGTCTCCCGGACCCCGGCGCACCAGCCACCCGCCGAGCGCAAGAACGCCGCGCTGCCCCCGAGCGCGTCGCAGTCCGCGCAGCACCCGGCGCAGCACCCGGCGCAGCACTCGCCGCCGCCGTACCAGCCCGCCGGGTCGGAGAGCTCGGGGCCGCACCAGAAGCCCCCGCCCTACCAGCCCGCGCCCTACGCGGCGGTGCCGCAGCGGCAGCAGGCCACCCAGCACCCGGCGGGGCAGCAGTCCTCGGCGTTCACCCCGCAGCAGGCCCAGCAGCCGTCCGCGCAGGCCAGGCAGTACCCGCCGACGCGCGTCGCCGACCTGGGCCAGGTCAGCGGGCCCAACGCGACCCGCGTCGGACCGCCGCCCTTCGCCGACCAGTCGGGCCCCAGGCCCGTCGCGCCCGGCGCCCAGGGCCCGAACCCGACCCGCGTCGAGCCGCTGCCGCTGTGGGCGACCGACGAGCCGACCGCCGTCGACCAGGCGCGCCTCGACGGGCCCGCGCGGCTCGCCGACACGCCGGGCCCGCTGCCGTTCGGCGCGGGCGCGGCGAGCGCGTCCATGCCCGCAGCCCCGCAGAAGGGCAAGGTGTGGAACCCGGCCAGCGGGCGGTTCCGGCGGGTCAAGCAGCTCGGCAGCGGCGGGTTCGGCACGGTGTGGCTGGCCGTCGACACCCAGCTCGACCGGACGGTCGCGGTCAAGCTCGCGCACGCCCCGGACAACGACACCGAGCAGCGGATGCTGCGGGAGGCCCGCGCGCTCGCCGCGCTGCGGCACCCGAACTGCGTGCGCGTGTTCGACATCGTGCAGGACCCGGACGGCCTGGCGATCGTCATGGAGTACATCGACGGCCAGGCGCTGTCCGACGTCGTGCAGAACGACGGGTTCCTCACCGACGTGCTCGCCGCCCGGCTGTGGATCAACATGGCCGACGCGCTGGCCGCCGCGCACGAGAAGGGCGTGCTGCACCGCGACGTGAAGCCGTCCAACGTGATCGTCGACAGCGAGGGCGCGGCGCACCTGATCGACTTCGGCATCGCGCGGTCCAAGGGCGACAGCACGCTCACCGCGACCGGGATGATGGTCGGCACGCCGGACTTCCTCGCGCCGGAGACCGCGCGCGGCGACGCGGCCACGCCCGCCTCCGACGCCTGGCAGCTCGCCGCGACGGTCAGCTACGCGCTGACCGGGCAGCCGCCGCGCGGCACGCGGGAGAACCCGATCTCGTCGCTGATGGCGGCGGCGCAGGGCGAGCCGTGCGTGAAGCTGCCGCACCAGAGCACCCACCTGCGGCTGCTGACGGCCGCGCTGGACGCCGACCCGGCCCGGCGGCCGACGCTCGCGGCGATCCGGTCCGAGCTGGGGGCGTGGTTGATGCGGGCGGGCGTGAGCAAGGAGGGCCCGGTGACGCAGATGATCAGCAAGCCGGACCCGCCGACCCGGCCGGTGCGCTGA
- a CDS encoding dolichyl-phosphate-mannose--protein mannosyltransferase, which yields MTLSAPQSADDVVNVGELPPTSPPPGGDRRERARMLDPGPQGDRLRGWLVALSLALVGGVTRFWNLGFPTDKGTPIFDEKHYVPQASQVLRNGGYEDNPGYELVVHPPLGKQLIAIGEWLFGYDGFGWRFSSAVAGTLMVLMVVRIARRLTRSDLLAAIAGVLLIADGVSHVQSRMGMLDIFMALFVLAAFGCLVADREQVRRRLGEAVAGGWAAHSPFGPTLGFRWWRFGAGVSLGLACSIKWSGLWFIMAFGLMSVFWCVGARRAAGVRRPWVGAIVRDVLPSLFALVGVALLVYLSTWWAWFGSETAIDRHVVGGKVTGDSWVPDPLRALWYYSSNVLEFHTNLVTSETNKHPWESKPWTWPMGLRPMLYYFEGAVQGCGQSSCVGAIMLIGTPAMWWLAFPVLAWSLWKAIAKLDWRYAAVLVGYGAGFLPWFTNVDRQMYFFYVTPMAPFLVLGIVLCLGDVLGSARAGVERRGTGLLVVSLYVGLVVANFVWLWPILNGNPITPEIWDAQRWLPSWR from the coding sequence GTGACCCTGAGCGCACCGCAGTCCGCAGACGACGTGGTGAACGTCGGCGAGCTCCCGCCGACCTCCCCCCCGCCGGGTGGCGACCGCCGGGAGCGGGCCCGGATGCTCGACCCCGGACCGCAGGGCGACCGCCTGCGCGGCTGGCTGGTCGCGCTCTCGCTGGCGCTGGTCGGCGGGGTGACCCGGTTCTGGAACCTGGGGTTCCCGACCGACAAGGGCACCCCGATCTTCGACGAGAAGCACTACGTGCCGCAGGCCTCGCAGGTGCTGCGCAACGGCGGCTACGAGGACAACCCCGGCTACGAGCTGGTGGTGCACCCGCCGCTGGGCAAGCAGCTGATCGCGATCGGCGAGTGGCTGTTCGGCTACGACGGCTTCGGCTGGCGGTTCTCCTCGGCCGTCGCGGGCACGCTCATGGTGCTGATGGTCGTGCGGATCGCCCGCAGGCTCACCCGCTCCGACCTGCTGGCGGCGATCGCGGGCGTGCTGCTGATCGCCGACGGCGTGAGCCACGTGCAGTCCCGCATGGGGATGCTGGACATCTTCATGGCGCTGTTCGTGCTGGCCGCGTTCGGCTGCCTGGTGGCGGACCGCGAGCAGGTGCGGAGGCGGCTCGGCGAGGCGGTGGCTGGCGGGTGGGCGGCCCACTCGCCGTTCGGGCCGACGCTCGGCTTCCGCTGGTGGCGGTTCGGCGCGGGCGTGTCGCTGGGCCTGGCGTGCTCGATCAAGTGGTCGGGCCTGTGGTTCATCATGGCGTTCGGCCTGATGTCGGTGTTCTGGTGCGTGGGCGCGCGCCGCGCGGCCGGGGTGCGCAGGCCGTGGGTGGGCGCGATCGTGCGGGACGTGCTGCCGTCGCTGTTCGCGCTGGTCGGCGTGGCGCTGCTGGTGTACCTGTCGACGTGGTGGGCGTGGTTCGGCAGCGAGACCGCCATCGACCGGCACGTGGTGGGCGGCAAGGTCACCGGCGACAGCTGGGTGCCGGACCCGCTGCGCGCGCTCTGGTACTACAGCAGCAACGTGCTGGAGTTCCACACGAACCTGGTGACGTCGGAGACGAACAAGCACCCGTGGGAGTCGAAGCCGTGGACGTGGCCGATGGGGCTGCGGCCGATGCTCTACTACTTCGAGGGCGCGGTGCAGGGCTGCGGGCAGAGCAGCTGCGTCGGCGCGATCATGCTGATCGGCACGCCCGCGATGTGGTGGCTGGCGTTCCCGGTGCTGGCCTGGTCGCTGTGGAAGGCGATCGCCAAGCTGGACTGGCGCTACGCGGCCGTCCTGGTCGGCTACGGCGCCGGTTTCCTGCCGTGGTTCACGAACGTGGACCGGCAGATGTACTTCTTCTACGTGACCCCGATGGCGCCGTTCCTGGTGCTGGGCATCGTGCTGTGCCTGGGCGACGTCCTCGGCTCCGCCCGCGCGGGCGTGGAGCGGCGGGGCACCGGGCTGCTGGTGGTGTCGCTGTACGTGGGGCTGGTCGTGGCGAACTTCGTGTGGCTGTGGCCGATCCTCAACGGGAACCCGATCACCCCGGAGATCTGGGACGCCCAGCGCTGGCTCCCCAGCTGGCGCTAG
- the rsmI gene encoding 16S rRNA (cytidine(1402)-2'-O)-methyltransferase — protein sequence MSPVSGSGRLVLAATPLGDIRDASPKLVEALRTADVIAAEDTRRLRSLVAALGVTPPGRVVSFYDQVETSRLPGLLESLRGGATVVLVTDAGMPSVSDPGFRITAACVAEDITVTCVPGPSAVTTALAVSGLPSDRFCFEGFPPRKQGERQRWFAGLAAEQRTCVFFESPHRLAATLADAAEVLGGERRAAVCRELTKTYEEVRRGGLAELAAWAEEGVRGEITVVLEGAAPVEAPSLEVLVERVLELVAGGERMKAAAAAVAEAAGVSKKALYDAAVSRP from the coding sequence GTGAGCCCCGTATCCGGATCAGGCAGGCTCGTCCTCGCCGCCACGCCCCTCGGTGACATCCGCGACGCGTCCCCCAAGCTGGTGGAAGCGCTGCGCACCGCCGACGTCATCGCCGCCGAGGACACCAGGAGGCTGCGGTCCCTGGTCGCCGCGCTCGGCGTCACACCGCCCGGACGGGTGGTCAGCTTCTACGACCAGGTCGAGACGAGCAGGCTGCCCGGCCTGCTGGAGTCGCTGCGCGGCGGCGCGACCGTGGTGCTCGTGACGGACGCCGGGATGCCGAGCGTCTCCGATCCGGGATTCCGAATCACGGCGGCGTGCGTGGCCGAGGACATCACCGTGACGTGCGTGCCGGGGCCGTCCGCGGTGACCACCGCGCTGGCGGTGTCGGGCCTGCCGTCGGACCGCTTCTGCTTCGAGGGCTTCCCGCCGCGCAAACAGGGGGAGCGGCAGCGGTGGTTCGCCGGGCTGGCGGCGGAGCAGCGCACGTGCGTGTTCTTCGAGTCCCCGCACCGGCTGGCCGCGACGCTCGCGGACGCGGCCGAGGTGCTGGGCGGGGAGCGGCGGGCGGCGGTGTGCCGGGAGCTGACGAAGACGTACGAGGAGGTGCGGCGGGGCGGGCTGGCGGAGCTGGCCGCGTGGGCCGAGGAGGGGGTGCGGGGGGAGATCACCGTGGTGCTGGAGGGGGCGGCGCCGGTGGAGGCGCCGTCGCTGGAGGTGCTGGTGGAGCGGGTGCTGGAGCTCGTGGCGGGCGGGGAGCGGATGAAGGCCGCGGCGGCGGCGGTGGCGGAGGCGGCGGGGGTGAGCAAGAAGGCGCTGTACGACGCTGCGGTCAGTCGTCCTTGA
- the metG gene encoding methionine--tRNA ligase — translation MSASVLTAVAWPYANGPRHIGHVSGFGVPSDVFSRYMRMSGHRVLMVSGTDEHGTPISVQAEKEGLSVRALADKYNRVIAEDLQGLGLSYDLFTRTTTGNHYNVTQELFLAMWRNGYVVAKTGKGAISPSTGRTLPDRYIEGTCPICGYDGARGDQCDNCGNQLDPVDLKNPKSRINGETPKFVETEHLYLDLPQFIDSLGTWLQTRSEWRPNVLKFSQNLIGDLRPRAITRDLDWGIPIPLDGWRDQSMKRFYVWFDAVIGYFSASVEWARRSGNPDAWREFWTGDAQAYYFMGKDNIVFHSLIWPSLLLGNNGEGAGGGEPGSFGKLNLPTEVVSSEFLTMSGSKFSTSRGTVIYVTDFLRDFGPDALRYFIASAGPENQDTDFTWEEFVRRTNFELANEWGNLVNRSISMAHKNVGAVPAPTAPTAADHELLETSRRAFGVVGENLRRSRFKAASSEAMRVVGAANRYLSDQEPWKLKDDPARRDTVLHTALQVVQDANTLLTPFLPHSAQKVHELLGGTGVWAAQPQITEVTDLDVPEREYPVLTGDYASEQARWESTPIEVGRPLAKPAPLFAKLDPELGETGPEWAPIVK, via the coding sequence ATGAGTGCCTCCGTGCTGACCGCGGTGGCGTGGCCCTATGCGAACGGCCCACGCCACATCGGTCACGTTTCCGGCTTCGGTGTCCCCTCCGACGTGTTCTCCCGCTACATGCGCATGTCGGGCCACCGGGTGCTCATGGTCAGCGGCACCGACGAGCACGGGACGCCCATCTCCGTCCAGGCGGAGAAGGAGGGGCTGTCCGTCCGCGCGCTCGCCGACAAGTACAACCGCGTCATCGCCGAGGACCTGCAGGGGCTCGGGCTGTCCTACGACCTGTTCACCCGCACCACCACCGGCAACCACTACAACGTCACCCAGGAGCTGTTCCTGGCGATGTGGCGCAACGGCTACGTGGTGGCCAAGACCGGCAAGGGCGCCATCAGCCCCTCCACCGGCCGCACGCTGCCCGACCGCTACATCGAGGGCACCTGCCCGATCTGCGGCTACGACGGCGCCCGCGGCGACCAGTGCGACAACTGCGGCAACCAGCTCGACCCGGTCGACCTCAAGAACCCGAAGTCGCGGATCAACGGCGAGACCCCGAAGTTCGTCGAGACCGAGCACCTCTACCTGGACCTGCCGCAGTTCATCGACTCGCTCGGCACCTGGCTCCAGACCCGCTCCGAGTGGCGGCCGAACGTGCTCAAGTTCAGCCAGAACCTCATCGGCGACCTCCGCCCGCGCGCGATCACCCGCGACCTGGACTGGGGCATCCCGATCCCGCTCGACGGCTGGCGCGACCAGTCCATGAAGCGGTTCTACGTCTGGTTCGACGCGGTCATCGGCTACTTCTCGGCGTCCGTCGAGTGGGCGCGCCGCAGCGGGAACCCGGACGCGTGGCGCGAGTTCTGGACCGGTGACGCCCAGGCCTACTACTTCATGGGCAAGGACAACATCGTCTTCCACTCGCTCATCTGGCCGTCGCTGCTCCTGGGCAACAACGGCGAGGGCGCGGGCGGTGGCGAGCCCGGCTCGTTCGGGAAGCTGAACCTGCCGACCGAGGTCGTCTCCAGCGAGTTCCTCACCATGAGCGGCTCCAAGTTCTCCACCTCGCGCGGGACCGTCATCTACGTGACGGACTTCCTGCGCGACTTCGGCCCGGACGCGCTGCGCTACTTCATCGCGTCCGCGGGCCCGGAGAACCAGGACACCGACTTCACCTGGGAGGAGTTCGTGCGGCGCACGAACTTCGAGCTGGCGAACGAGTGGGGCAACCTGGTCAACCGCTCCATCTCCATGGCGCACAAGAACGTCGGCGCGGTGCCTGCGCCGACCGCGCCCACGGCGGCCGACCACGAGCTGCTGGAGACCTCCCGCCGGGCGTTCGGCGTGGTGGGCGAGAACCTGCGCCGCTCGCGCTTCAAGGCGGCCTCCTCGGAGGCGATGCGGGTGGTCGGCGCGGCCAACCGCTACCTGTCCGACCAGGAGCCGTGGAAGCTCAAGGACGACCCGGCGCGCCGCGACACCGTGCTGCACACCGCCCTGCAGGTCGTGCAGGACGCCAACACGCTGCTCACGCCGTTCCTGCCGCACTCCGCGCAGAAGGTGCACGAGCTGCTGGGCGGCACGGGCGTGTGGGCGGCGCAGCCGCAGATCACCGAGGTGACCGACCTGGACGTGCCCGAGCGCGAGTACCCGGTGCTGACCGGCGACTACGCGTCCGAGCAGGCCCGCTGGGAGTCCACCCCGATCGAGGTGGGCCGCCCGCTGGCCAAGCCCGCCCCGCTGTTCGCGAAGCTCGACCCGGAGCTGGGCGAGACCGGTCCCGAGTGGGCCCCGATCGTCAAGTGA
- a CDS encoding TatD family hydrolase: MTPRRGERPPAPETLPAPVVDAHTHLDACGAKTAEDVRAMLDRAGAAGVSRVVTVADDLAAARWAAEAATWDDRVYAAVALHPTRTSDFSDADRAELAELAARPRVVAVGETGLDYYWDYAPRDAQQEAFRWHIELAKRVGKPLMIHDRDAHADVLAALDAEGAPEKVVFHCFSGDLEFARACVARGFVLSFAGPVTFRNSSALREAAAWVPSGQLLVETDAPFLTPHPFRGRPNEPYCVNYTLRELATLRHVELITLANEVTQTAEHVFGIGV, encoded by the coding sequence GTGACCCCACGTCGCGGGGAGCGACCGCCGGCGCCGGAGACCCTTCCGGCGCCGGTGGTCGACGCCCACACCCACCTGGACGCCTGCGGCGCGAAGACCGCCGAGGACGTCCGGGCGATGCTGGACCGGGCCGGGGCGGCGGGCGTGAGCCGCGTCGTCACGGTCGCCGACGACCTCGCCGCCGCCCGCTGGGCCGCCGAGGCGGCCACCTGGGACGACCGGGTCTACGCGGCGGTGGCGCTGCACCCGACCCGCACGTCCGACTTCTCCGACGCGGACCGGGCCGAGCTGGCTGAGCTGGCCGCCCGGCCGCGCGTGGTCGCGGTCGGCGAGACGGGCCTGGACTACTACTGGGACTACGCGCCGCGCGACGCCCAGCAGGAGGCGTTCCGCTGGCACATCGAGCTGGCCAAGCGGGTCGGCAAGCCGCTGATGATCCACGACCGGGACGCGCACGCCGACGTCCTGGCCGCGCTGGACGCCGAGGGCGCCCCGGAGAAGGTGGTGTTCCACTGCTTCTCCGGCGACCTGGAGTTCGCGCGCGCGTGCGTCGCGCGCGGGTTCGTCCTGTCCTTCGCGGGGCCGGTGACCTTCCGCAACTCCTCGGCGCTGCGCGAGGCGGCGGCCTGGGTGCCCTCGGGGCAGCTGCTCGTGGAGACGGACGCGCCGTTCCTCACCCCGCACCCCTTCAGGGGACGGCCGAACGAGCCCTACTGCGTCAACTACACGCTGCGCGAGCTTGCGACTCTGCGTCACGTGGAATTGATCACCCTCGCCAATGAGGTCACTCAAACCGCCGAACACGTTTTCGGAATAGGGGTCTGA